One genomic window of Proteus sp. ZN5 includes the following:
- a CDS encoding AAA family ATPase, with protein sequence MKVISFLNPKGGSGKTTTVINVATAMQKAGYLLAVVDTDPQMSLSNWSKEGNCDYDVFTAASEKDVYSIRKDLSDYDFVIVDGAGSLSVITSAAVMVSDLVIIPVSPSPLDFSAAGSVTSVLEAQAYSRKVEARFLITRKIDQTTMLQVLKDNLKDTGLPSFKTAISQRQSYIKSILDGKSIFETNDGNAKGEIEILTREILTIFES encoded by the coding sequence GTGAAAGTAATTTCTTTTTTAAATCCGAAAGGCGGCTCTGGAAAAACAACCACCGTCATAAATGTTGCTACTGCTATGCAGAAAGCAGGTTATTTATTAGCAGTTGTAGATACAGATCCTCAAATGAGCCTATCTAACTGGTCTAAAGAAGGGAACTGTGATTATGATGTTTTCACCGCCGCCAGTGAGAAAGACGTTTATAGCATCCGTAAAGATCTAAGTGATTATGATTTTGTCATTGTAGATGGAGCTGGTTCACTTTCTGTCATTACATCAGCAGCAGTTATGGTTAGTGATCTAGTTATAATTCCAGTCTCGCCAAGCCCTCTTGATTTTTCCGCAGCCGGTAGTGTTACATCGGTCCTCGAAGCTCAAGCATACAGCCGTAAAGTAGAAGCTAGATTTCTGATTACTCGTAAAATTGACCAAACAACTATGTTGCAAGTATTAAAAGACAACCTCAAAGATACTGGCTTGCCTTCTTTCAAAACAGCTATTTCTCAACGGCAGAGCTATATCAAATCTATTCTAGATGGTAAGAGTATTTTTGAAACTAATGATGGAAATGCAAAAGGCGAGATAGAAATACTAACCAGAGAAATTTTGACTATTTTTGAGTCATAA
- a CDS encoding plasmid partition protein ParG encodes MALKKVNESANSQKMKFGENRDLDKILDKSTKTKRINVDLDEDTQIRFKAACVKRNTTMKDVISDYVHQWLKENE; translated from the coding sequence ATGGCACTTAAAAAAGTTAACGAATCAGCAAATTCACAGAAAATGAAATTCGGTGAAAACAGAGACTTAGATAAAATTCTTGATAAAAGTACAAAAACCAAACGCATTAATGTAGATCTTGACGAAGATACTCAAATTCGATTCAAAGCTGCATGTGTCAAACGAAACACCACAATGAAAGATGTAATATCAGATTATGTTCATCAGTGGCTAAAGGAAAATGAATAG